From the genome of Vicia villosa cultivar HV-30 ecotype Madison, WI linkage group LG2, Vvil1.0, whole genome shotgun sequence, one region includes:
- the LOC131651514 gene encoding uncharacterized protein LOC131651514 produces the protein MVTHNKMLKTQISLVAQQQAAHPTPGGSFPGKPQPNPKGHANSIALRSRTAYDGPINPRLNKYLPRNNKPEPPKGNIVTTPEKQVVEEPVDPEKQRAGEIKDTQYKKLKTLDKAYVPPPTYKPQIPYPQRLKQTKDTQYKKFEKVIEKLHVEIPFTEAITQRKLEDPKPFKCNTIVENKLAIKQRDSRSLFIPRVLVSHVIDKALLDLGASVSLMPLAVCNRLNLRDMQPTRMSLQLGDRSIKYPIVILKDIQVRIGQLYIPTYFVITEIKEDEDIPILLGRPFLSTDGAMIVVKRGK, from the coding sequence ATGGTAACCCACAATAAGATGTTGAAAACTCAAATTTCCTTAGTAGCACAACAACAAGCCGCTCATCCTACACCAGGAGGATCATTTCCTGGAAAACCTCAACCTAACCCTAAAGGCCATGCTAATTCTATTGCATTGCGAAGCAGAACCGCGTATGATGGACCTATAAATCCTAGGTTGAATAAGTATTTACCAAGAAACAACAAGCCAGAGCCACCAAAAGGAAACATTGTGACTACACCTGAAAAACAAGTAGTAGAGGAACCTGTAGATCCAGAGAAACAAAGAGCGGGAGAAATTAAAGACACCCAATATAAGAAATTAAAGACACTTGATAAAGCATATGTACCACCCCCCACCTATAAACCCCAAATTCCATACCCTCAAAGGCTTAAGCAAACCAAAGACACCCAATATAAGAAGTTTGAGAAAGTAATTGAAAAACTTCATGTCGAAATTCCCTTCACTGAGGCTATTACCCAACGCAAACTTGAAGATCCTAAACCCTTTAAATGCAACACAATTGTTGAGAACAAATTAGCCATTAAGCAGAGAGATTCTAGAAGCTTATTTATACCGCGTGTTCTAGTAAGTCATGTTATCGATAAAGCACTACTTGACTTAGGCGCAAGTGTGAGTTTGATGCCTTTAGCTGTTTGCAATAGGTTAAACCTAAGAGATATGCAACCAACTAGGATGTCCCTTCAACTGGGCGATCGATCAATTAAGTACCCAATCGTTATATTAAAAGATATTCAAGTTAGGATTGGTCAACTTTATATTCCAACATACTTTGTCATAACGGAAATTAAAGAAGACGAAGACATCCCTATTCTTTTAGGTAGACCATTCTTATCAACTGATGGAGCCATGATAGTTGTCAAAAGAGGAAAATGA
- the LOC131654111 gene encoding F-box/kelch-repeat protein At1g80440-like: MELISGLPEDIARDCLIRISYHQFPAVASVSKGWKTEIQMPEFRRLRKSTGHAQKILVTVQSKFDSEKNKTGLLGKAMTMTNPVYKLSVLETETGVWSELPLGPELCDGLPLFCQIAGVGYDLVVMGGWAPDSWKASNSVFIYNFLSGEWRRGADMPGGPRTFFSCASDQDRMVYVAGGHDEEKNALKSAFAYDVVNDTWITLPDMARERDECKIVFCLGTTDSGRVRVVGGYRTEMQGRFERSAEEFDVATWKWGPVMEEFLVDAMCPRTCVDRCDVEGRMYMCKGGDVVVLESDTWKNVAKVPSEIKNVACIGACDGSLLLIGSSGLGKPCMGFILGLKSGIWTKFENSENFSGHVQSGCLLEI; this comes from the coding sequence ATGGAGTTGATTTCAGGTTTACCGGAAGATATAGCACGAGACTGTTTGATACGAATTTCGTACCATCAGTTTCCGGCTGTAGCGTCTGTGAGCAAAGGCTGGAAAACGGAGATTCAGATGCCGGAGTTTCGCCGGTTAAGGAAGAGTACGGGACACGCACAGAAAATCCTTGTCACGGTTCAGTCCAAGTTCGattcagaaaaaaataaaacCGGTTTACTCGGAAAGGCGATGACCATGACGAACCCGGTTTATAAGCTGAGTGTATTGGAAACTGAAACCGGTGTTTGGAGCGAGTTACCATTAGGACCCGAGTTATGTGACGGGTTACCATTATTCTGTCAAATAGCTGGTGTCGGGTATGATTTAGTTGTTATGGGCGGGTGGGCTCCTGATTCGTGGAAAGCTTCGAATTCGGTTTTTATTTATAACTTTTTATCAGGTGAGTGGCGCCGTGGGGCTGATATGCCTGGTGGGCCCCGCACATTCTTTTCTTGTGCGTCGGATCAAGATCGTATGGTCTACGTGGCAGGAGGACATGATGAGGAAAAAAATGCGTTAAAGTCAGCTTTTGCTTATGACGTGGTAAATGACACGTGGATCACGCTTCCTGACATGGCAAGGGAACGAGACGAATGTAAAATTGTGTTTTGTCTTGGAACAACGGACTCCGGGAGAGTTAGGGTTGTCGGGGGATATCGTACGGAGATGCAAGGACGATTCGAGCGGAGTGCGGAGGAGTTTGATGTTGCGACGTGGAAGTGGGGTCCAGTGATGGAGGAGTTTTTAGTTGATGCAATGTGTCCGAGAACTTGCGTGGATCGTTGTGATGTGGAGGGGAGAATGTATATGTGTAAAGGTGGTGACGTGGTGGTATTGGAAAGTGACACGTGGAAGAATGTGGCGAAGGTGCCAAGTGAAATAAAAAACGTTGCGTGTATTGGAGCTTGTGATGGATCGTTGTTGTTGATTGGGTCAAGTGGGCTTGGTAAGCCTTGTATGGGATTTATATTGGGCCTAAAAAGTGGTATTTGGACTAAATTTGAAAACTCAGAAAACTTTTCTGGGCATGTTCAATCTGGTTGCCTTTTGGAGATTTAG